In one Bactrocera tryoni isolate S06 chromosome 5, CSIRO_BtryS06_freeze2, whole genome shotgun sequence genomic region, the following are encoded:
- the LOC120779055 gene encoding uncharacterized protein LOC120779055 → MYSGGKAVKLVLVLACLLAVVEAGILHSKETVVKSLLANTENDGPRTPYPTLSTANTYPTPPYINVTDGTTDVTDETTDVTTDGPFSSTTPPPEIGGGVVVRGDCAFDVNGDLNDPAPIFTPQNQLEWLVPNPAGVVELSNGAYIDMYCDKSFIAPFSNLTKVTAQCLQKQYFLVDGVIHPFSDFSCTSWPAYTARRTGRPCNGGTDLVEVGFVLTSGFLQIMDVCHDEVNEVTRYVHHKLNPSSAGYQHGVTRPSFITGDFYAGKNVNNLYTKVEQNNTISKILGMDASPFFNDTIDVYLARGHMAAKVDFIFGAPQKATFFFVNAAPQWQMFNGRNWERVEDSVRRYASDQALDLDCYTGIWGVSTLPDVNGVQRELYLDFDENNNGLIPVPKIYFRVVIDRKSRNGIVLIGVNNPHVTLEEIKKDYVICKDVGNRIKWVSWDKENLMNGYSYACAVDDFISVVKDLPLDDLYTSGLLGVEELTIENIPS, encoded by the coding sequence ATGTATTCGGGCGGAAAAGCAGTGAAGCTTGTGCTAGTGCTAGCTTGCTTATTAGCTGTTGTGGAGGCAGGCATACTGCACTCAAAAGAGACCGTAGTGAAAAGCTTACTTGCCAATACTGAGAATGATGGACCCCGCACACCATATCCAACGTTATCCACGGCTAATACATACCCCACACCTCCATACATAAACGTAACTGATGGAACTACCGACGTAACAGATGAAACTACCGACGTCACCACGGACGGCCCATTCAGCAGCACAACGCCACCACCAGAGATTGGTGGAGGTGTCGTGGTGCGCGGTGACTGTGCATTCGATGTGAATGGTGATCTCAATGATCCAGCTCCGATCTTCACACCACAAAACCAACTGGAATGGCTAGTGCCGAATCCTGCAGGTGTGGTCGAATTATCTAACGGCGCCTACATCGACATGTACTGCGACAAGTCTTTCATAGCGCCGTTTAGCAATCTTACTAAAGTCACAGCACAGTGTCTGCAAAAGCAGTACTTCCTTGTCGATGGTGTGATTCATCCATTCTCCGATTTTAGCTGCACCAGTTGGCCAGCATATACGGCACGTCGCACTGGACGCCCCTGCAATGGCGGCACAGATCTTGTGGAAGTTGGCTTCGTGCTCACCTCGGGTTTTTTACAAATCATGGATGTTTGCCACGATGAAGTGAACGAGGTAACCCGTTACGTTCATCACAAGCTTAATCCCTCTAGTGCCGGCTATCAGCATGGCGTCACACGTCCCAGCTTCATAACCGGTGACTTTTATGCTGGCAAAAATGTGAATAATCTCTACACGAAGGTAGAACAAAATAATACCATCAGTAAAATCCTCGGCATGGATGCATCGCCTTTCTTCAATGACACCATCGATGTGTACTTGGCGCGCGGTCACATGGCCGCCAAGGTGGACTTTATTTTTGGCGCACCCCAAAAAGCGACATTCTTCTTCGTGAATGCGGCGCCGCAGTGGCAGATGTTCAACGGCCGCAATTGGGAACGTGTGGAGGACAGTGTGCGTCGCTATGCAAGCGATCAAGCATTAGATTTGGACTGTTATACCGGCATTTGGGGTGTCTCCACGCTCCCAGATGTTAATGGCGTACAACGCGAGTTATACCTGGACTTTGACGAGAACAATAACGGTCTGATCCCagtgccaaaaatatatttccgcGTTGTCATCGATCGTAAGTCCCGCAATGGCATTGTTTTAATAGGTGTCAACAACCCGCATGTAACATTGGAGGAGATCAAGAAAGACTATGTGATCTGCAAAGACGTGGGTAATCGTATTAAGTGGGTTAGCTGGGACAAGGAAAACCTCATGAATGGCTACTCGTACGCCTGCGCCGTTGACGATTTCATAAGTGTAGTAAAGGACTTACCTTTGGATGACTTGTACACAAGCGGTCTATTGGGTGTAGAAGAACTGACCATCGAAAATATACCATCTTAG